Within the Sulfurospirillum barnesii SES-3 genome, the region AGCCCTGGTATTGGTTTTGGTGAATCAGGTGATGCCTACGTACGAATCGCTTTGATTGAAAATGAAAATAGAATCCGTCAAGCAGCACGCAATGTGAAGAAGTATCTAAAGAGTTTAGAAGGTTAAAACGAATGATTAAAGTTGGAATTATTGGGGTTGGAACCGTTGGAAGTCATGTGGTTAAAATTTTACAAGAGAATGAAGATATTATTACCGCACGCAGTGGCAAAAAAATTGTTCCAATTATGGGGATTGTACGGGATACCCGTAAAAAAAGAGATGTTTCTATTCCTCTAAGCTCAAATGTGGATGATGTCCTAGAAAATCCAGAGATTGACATTGTTATTGAGTTAATGGGTGGCGTGGATGAGGCGTACCAAATTGTAACACGAGCGCTTAAAAATAAAAAAGCAGTGGTAACTGCCAATAAGGCATTACTCGCATATCATCGTTATGAATTACGCGATTTAGCAGGCTCTACTCCTATTGGTTACGAGGCAAGTGTTGCGGGCGGAATTCCAATTATTAAAGCACTTCGTGAAGGTCTTAGTGCCAATCATATTGAAGCCATTAAAGGAATTATGAACGGTACATGTAATTTTATTCTGACCAAAATGATGAATGAAAAGGCAGAATTCACCGATGTCCTCAAAGAAGCACAAGCCTTAGGGTATGCAGAAGCTGATCCAACCTTTGATGTGGGTGGCTTTGATGCTGCACATAAATTGTTAATTTTGGCAAGCATTGCCTATGGCATTGATGTCAAACCTGAAGAAATTTTAATTGAAGGCATTGAATATATTAACAGTGAAGATATTTATTTTGCCAAAGAGTTTGGGTATAACATTAAACTTCTGACCATTGCCAAAAAAAGTGGTAACGAAGTAGAACTTCGTGTTCATCCTGCACTGGTTCCTATGAAACAGATGATTGCAAAAGTGGATGGAGTAATGAATGGCATTAGTGTGATTGGTGATAGGGTCGGTGAGACCATGTATTATGGACCAGGTGCTGGAGGAAGTGCAACTGCAAGTGCCGTTGTATCAGACTTGATTGATATTGCACGTCACCAAAAAAATTCTCCAATGTTAGGATTTATAAAGCCATTAGAAAAAAGTGGTTTAACATTGATGCCAAAAAATAATATTTGCACCCAATACTACATTCGTGCAACTGTCATAGATAAAATAGGTGTATTATCTAAAATTTCAGAAATTTTAGGGAAGCATTCTATTTCAATTCGAAGTTTTTTACAAAAACAAGATGGAAAAAGAGAGGAGTGTGCTGTATTACTCTTTTCAACACACACGTGTAAAGAGCATGACATTCAAAATGCTTTGCATGAATTGAGTGAGTTAGAATTTATTGAGCATAAGCCAGTCATGATACGTATTGAGGAATAAATGAGTGTAAAGATAGGCAAAGAGGCAGAAGAGAGAGCCTGTGCTTATCTTGAGGATGAAGGGTATGCTATTCTTGAGCGCAATTTTTATTCAAAATTTGGTGAAATAGATGTTATTGCATTAAAAGAAAGCACCCTTCATTTTTGCGAAGTTAAATATTCAAAAAGATATGACCCTATTGTTAGAATTACTCCAGCAAAAATGCAAAAAATCATTAAAACAATTCATTACTATTTGTTAACACATAAGACCAGATATGACTATCAAATGGATGCTATTTTAATAACAAACGAAAAAATTGAAATAATAAAAAATATTAGTTACTAAAAAAATAACTTTGTATGCTATGGTAATTTTAAAGTTAGAGTGAGTATAATTGAGTATCAATAAAATAACGTTTTAGGGGAAAAAAATGGGAAAATATATAGAGTTAAATGCATCAAATTTTGATAGTACCGTAGCTGAGGGTGTAGCCTTAGTAGACTTTTGGGCACCTTGGTGTGGACCATGTCGTATGATCGCTCCTGTTATCGAAGAGTTGGCTAATGATTTTGATGATAAAGCAAAAATTTGTAAAGTCAATACAGATGAAGAGCAAGATGTTGCAATTAAGTATGGTATCAGATCTATTCCAACAATTCTTTTCTTTAAAAATGGTGAGTTGGTTGACCAAATGATTGGTGCATCGTCCAAACAAGTTTTAGCAGATAAAGTTAATTCACTTCTTTAATTACATGTAACAAGGGAGCCTAAGCGCTCCTTTGGATACACTACCTCCTATGAAACTTAGTTTAAATAACATATCGTTTTTTAGAGTAACTCTAGGGATTATCACCCAAAATAAGGAAATATAATGTTGGATTTAGCAATTATTGGGGGAGGCCCCGCAGGTCTTAGCGCAGGACTTTATGCAACACGTGGTGGTTTAAAAAATGTTGTTATGTTTGAAAAAGGGCTCCCTGGTGGGCAAATCACAAGTAGCAGTGAAATTGAGAATTACCCAGGAAGTGCAGAAATTTTAAGTGGTTTAGATTTTATGGCACCATGGTCAGAGCAATGTATGCGATTTGGTTTAAAGCATGCTATGGATGAGGTGACACGAATTTCAAAAAATGCGGATGGTAGCTTTCATATCGCACTTGCAGGCGGTAAAAGTGAAGAAGCAAAAAGTGTTATTATTGCTACAGGAAGTACTCCCAAACGTGCCAATTTTGAAGGTGAATCAGAATTCTTCGGTAAGGGCATCAGTACGTGTGCAACATGCGATGGTTTTTTTTATAAAAATAAAGAAGTGGTTGCCCTAGGTGGTGGTGATACGGCTCTTGAAGAAGCTCTTTATCTTTCACATATTTGCTCAAAAGTTTATTTAGTGCACAGAAGAGACACTTTCCGTGCAAGCCCTAGTACTATCGAAAAAGTCAAAAATAACCCAAAAATTGAGCTTGTTTTAAATGTGACCGTGAAAAAAGCGTATGGTGATAAAATGGGTTTAAATGGCATTATTGTTGTTGATTCGGAAGGGAAAGAACGTGATATTGCGGTTCCTGGCGTGTTTGTTTTTGTTGGAATGAATGTCAATAATGCGATTTTAAAGCAAGATGATGGTACCTTTTTATGCGATATGGATGCAAATGGGAATGTAGTCGTT harbors:
- a CDS encoding homoserine dehydrogenase, which encodes MIKVGIIGVGTVGSHVVKILQENEDIITARSGKKIVPIMGIVRDTRKKRDVSIPLSSNVDDVLENPEIDIVIELMGGVDEAYQIVTRALKNKKAVVTANKALLAYHRYELRDLAGSTPIGYEASVAGGIPIIKALREGLSANHIEAIKGIMNGTCNFILTKMMNEKAEFTDVLKEAQALGYAEADPTFDVGGFDAAHKLLILASIAYGIDVKPEEILIEGIEYINSEDIYFAKEFGYNIKLLTIAKKSGNEVELRVHPALVPMKQMIAKVDGVMNGISVIGDRVGETMYYGPGAGGSATASAVVSDLIDIARHQKNSPMLGFIKPLEKSGLTLMPKNNICTQYYIRATVIDKIGVLSKISEILGKHSISIRSFLQKQDGKREECAVLLFSTHTCKEHDIQNALHELSELEFIEHKPVMIRIEE
- a CDS encoding YraN family protein, with the translated sequence MSVKIGKEAEERACAYLEDEGYAILERNFYSKFGEIDVIALKESTLHFCEVKYSKRYDPIVRITPAKMQKIIKTIHYYLLTHKTRYDYQMDAILITNEKIEIIKNISY
- the trxA gene encoding thioredoxin, which gives rise to MGKYIELNASNFDSTVAEGVALVDFWAPWCGPCRMIAPVIEELANDFDDKAKICKVNTDEEQDVAIKYGIRSIPTILFFKNGELVDQMIGASSKQVLADKVNSLL
- the trxB gene encoding thioredoxin-disulfide reductase, with the protein product MLDLAIIGGGPAGLSAGLYATRGGLKNVVMFEKGLPGGQITSSSEIENYPGSAEILSGLDFMAPWSEQCMRFGLKHAMDEVTRISKNADGSFHIALAGGKSEEAKSVIIATGSTPKRANFEGESEFFGKGISTCATCDGFFYKNKEVVALGGGDTALEEALYLSHICSKVYLVHRRDTFRASPSTIEKVKNNPKIELVLNVTVKKAYGDKMGLNGIIVVDSEGKERDIAVPGVFVFVGMNVNNAILKQDDGTFLCDMDANGNVVVDLNMHTSVKGLFAAGDVRIKASKQVVCAAGDGATAGIQALEYVNH